The DNA region CGATGGTCGTCTCGCCACGCAGCACCAGGTAGCCGCCGTAGCCCACGATGACGAGCGACACCGTGAGGGAGAAGACGCTCTGCCCAGCCCCTATGGCCGTGTCTATATAGGCCACGCGCATGCGCAGCCGCAGCAGCTCCATGAGGGTGGTGCTCAACAGCGTATGTTGCAGCCTCCCGCGCCCGAACGCCACCACCTCGCGCAGCCCCGCTAGGTTCTCCTGCAGCCGTTCGGTGAGCTCCGCAGCCTTCTCCTGCGCCCGCCTGGCCGCGGGCCGCAGCGGGCGGGTAACGATCGCGGCCAGGATCGCCACTATCGGCGGGATGATCCCGGCTGCCAAAGAGAGCTGCCAGTTCAGGCGGAACATCACAAATATGCCCACGACTATCGCTATCAGGCTGGAGACCCCACCCAGCAGGGTGCTGCTGAACAGGGAGGCGAGACTGGGGGCATCGTTGACGAAGAGCGCCAGCGTGCGACCGGTGTGCTCCCTCCGGGCGAACGCCAGGGAGAGCCTCTCGCACTGCGCGAACAGCCTCTGGCGCAGATCCATGCTCAGGCGCTCGTTCAGGTACACCTGCATGGGGCCGGCGATCAGCCCGATGACCGATGTGAGCAGCCACAGCAGACCGTAGAGGGCCAGCGTGCCCGGCAGGAGATCCATCCTGCGCGCCAGGAGCACGCCGTCGATCAGCCGCTTCTCCACGACTGGGATGGAGATGGCAAGCAGCGGTGTGCACGCCGAGAGCACGAGTAGTGGCAGCCACACCCTCCACAGTTTGCGGTTCTCCGACAGATATCGAAGCAGGTATCTCATCCAGACTCAAACTCCCATGCTTACTGTCCAGTTAAGGGATCATTGACGGGGAGTCATATCCCCGCCAACGCGCACCAGATCCCCGGGACCAACTTACACCGAGCCGGTCAGGCAGACGAAAGGATTAGAGTTGCCGCTGCTCCCTGGGCCTTCCTCTGGCAGGGAGCAGTTATTGTTGGCAACAACCTGTCCTTTGACGTTGTAGTCAGGAAGGTTACCGTGCTGGCCCAGCGTCAACCTCGTTAGGCCGCCGTACTCCACTAGTGTGGGTGCTGTATACGTCTTGGTCATCTACTTTGTCTCCTTTTGAGCGACGTTTCTATGGCATCCCTCCCGCTCAAGGAAGGATGCCAGTCAGAAGGGCGAGCTGCCTGCCGGGTGCGCAGCAGCGGAGCCTCGCCCGCCCAGATCCACATTCACCCCCAATATCGTGCATCAACTGGCGCAAGACATTGTGAGGATGTACCTGATACAGGTTATCAGCAGGATATGCCCGTGGCGTATCCTTAATATTGAGGTTAAGTTGAGAGTTGATAGCAGCCGCATGCGATCTGAGAACTCCTGCCTCAAGCCTCCAAAGAGGGCTTTCGCAGGACAGCGATGTACCCTCGTACGGGCTCGCCCCTCTCCAGCCGAAGCGTGCACGCCTCCAGCTCGAGCAGCACCAATCCAGCCCGGGTGGAGGCCTCCCGCAGGTAGCCCTCGCTGTGCGCATACCTGCCTGCCGCGTGGAGGACGTAGTTGCCGGAGTCGGCGCGCTCGAAGGACGCAGCCACCACACCTCCAGCCCTGATAGCCCTGGATGCGCTGCTGAGTACGGGCAGGAGATCACCGAAGTAGACCAGCACGTCTGCCATTACTATCAGGTCGTAGAGCTCGTACGTGCCGGCGAGGCACTGCGTGAGCTCGGCGCATATCAGCTCGTCGTAGACCCCACGCTCCCTGGCCCTCTCCAGCATACCCCTGGACAGATCAACTCCCACCAGCCTGCGGGCAACAGGGCGCAGTAGAGGTCCACAGAGCCCCGTGCCACAGCCAGCATCCAGCACATCCAGCTGCCATGCCCTCGCGCCGAGCCAGCGCGTCGCCACACCGACCACCAGCTCGGGCGCGCGGTACCTCAGCACCTCGCGCAGCTGGGCATCAAAGCTGGAGGCGAACCTGTCGAAGTGATGGACGATGAAGCCGTCCGGCGCCCGCGACGGGGCGTAGCTCCCCTTTAGTGCCTCGAGGATAAAGGGGATCTCGGGGTTGTCGGGGGCGAGGGCGCTGCCGCACTCCAGCACTCTCAGCGCCTCCGCGGTTCTGCCCTTGACACGGTACACGGTCGCCAGCGTCCAGTGAGCGTCGGAGTAGCTCGGATCGAGCGCCAGGGCGGCTCGGAAACACTCTCTGGCCTCCAGTAGCCTGCCCAGTGAGCATAGGGCGTTCGCCAGGAAGAAGTACGACCTGGGGCGTTCGAATTCGAGCGCCAAGGATCTGCGACAGTGTTGCTCGGCCTCAGCGAATCTTCCCACCTCCTGCAAGGCGCCTCCCAGTGCGCAGTGGGCCTCGCCACACTCTGGGTCTAGCGCTATCGCCTGCTCAAACGATGCCAGGGAATCTGGGAGCCTACCCAAGTCGTACAGCACCTTCCCCAGGCTGCAGTGTATGGAAGGGCTACCCGGATCGCAGCTCAACGCCTCTCGGAGGAAGCCCTCCGCAAGCTCCAGTTTACCCGTCCTGTGCATGATGCGCCCCAGCAGGTGCAGTGCCTGCGGCCTGGAACCTCGGTGCAGCAGGGCGCGGCGACAGGCTTCCTCAGCTTCGACGTACCTGTGCTCCCCGTACAGCCTGCGGGCCTCATCGAGCTCGTCTAACTCTGGCCTCGTACACATCACACCGTCCTCCACAGGCTCACCTCGGCCCAGCCCCCAGCATGGCTCGGTCCTGCCAAGGTGGAGGGACCGTCACCAACTGCGGTCTTGGGAGCTCAAGGGCTCGCAGCCATGTTTCCAGCCCTATGATGTACATCACGTAGAGGAAGTCGGGGCCTCGCTCGCCCGCCCTCATCGCTTGGAGCCTCTGCCAGAACCTCTCCTGTACCACGTACCCGCGCTCGGCGATCCTGGGGGTGCCACCGGGACCGAACACTGCCTTGTAGTGATGCCAGTTGAGCTCCAGCTCTCGCTCAAAGGCTGAGGCAAAGTGAGTCTTGGAGGTGCGGGTGCGGATGGTCTCCGGCAGGATGCCCCGCATCGCCCCCCGCAGCAGCCGCTTGGAGCCCGCGTAGAACTCGTCCGTCTCGGGATGCGGCCGATACTTCACCTCCGGCGGCACCCTCAACAGATACTCGTGCAGCCGCCTGTCCGCATAGGGCTGTGCTACCTGCACGCTCCAAGGTACAGGATGTACCTCTAGCGGTGGCGGGTACAGCAGGTCATATTCCTCCTGCCTAGCGGGCGAGGAGAAATGCCTGCGGCGTTCAGATTCGAACATTGCCTCGATCTGCCTGGTACCTAGCTCAACCCTTAGCGCCTGCGGCATCCAGTCAGGCAGCAGCCTCTCCGGCGACTTGGGAGCGGAGCGACGCAGGTGCCCCAATATGATCCGTCGCTGGAGGGACATCGGGAGCAGAGGCGCCAGGCAGTATAGTAGCAGGATACGGCGCCAAGGATCACTATGTGTCCTTCTATAGGTCCGCAGGTACAGCAGCAGGTCTCCTACCTTCCCATGGCGGATGAGGGAGTCGAACACCAAAGGAGAGCCCGCAATGCAAGCATCGGCTATATCTCCGGTCAGGAGCAGCCGCACCCCTGCCGAGGTGACGGTCCCCATGATAAGGTCCCAACCCTCGCTCATGCCCATGTTCGGCGCCACCTGAAAGCCCATCGGCTGGGGCTGCAGCCTGCCGGCATAACCACCGGGCGGGACATAGTGGGCATCTATGCCATACATCTTCTGTATAGCCTCGATAAGAGGCCTCTCGTCGCACTCCAGATCGTCATAGACCGTGCTGAAGGTCGCTATACCCCCGCCCTGCACTCTGCCCGCCGTGTACAGCGTCTGTGCGGTGCAGGCGATGGAGGAGGAGTCCAGGCCACCACTGAGCAGCACCCCCACAGGCCCCACAGACCTCAACCTGTCCCCCACACACCGCGAGAACACCTCCCACAAGTGCTCCGCATACTCCTCCTCCCGCCTGTACCGGATCTCCCTCACACCCCCAAGCTCCCAGTAGCGCTCCCTGCGTACCTCGGAGGGCGTCACCACTAACACACATCCCGCCTCTACGGACCACACATCCTGATAATAAGTTGCAGCCTCCTGCTTCTCGCTGGAGAGCACGCTGGATGGCAACAGGAAGGTGCGGATCTTCTCCTCGTTGGGCAGCACGGGCACTCGCGGGGCCTGCAGCAGCTGCTGGATCTCAGAGGCGGCATAGAATACGCTGCCATCCACCCTGTAGTACAGTTCCCTGCGCCCACTGGTGTCGCGGGCGCACAGCAGCCTGCGCTCGCGCGGGTCCCAGATGACTACCGCGAAGTCGCCCAGCAGCCTGGGGAAGGCCTCCAACCCCCACTCCTCATAGGCTAGCAGGACCAGCTCGGCATCGCTGATCGCGGTCGGCGTGAGCACGGATAGCATGTCAAGCAGCTCCCGCCTGTTATCCAACCGCAGGTCGGCCGAGATCGCACACCCAGTGCGAGGACTCACCAGGGGCTGCAGATCCAGCTGATCTTCGGGAGTCACTACCATTCTCGCGTGTCCCAGCACTACCTCTCCAAGGAACCTGATCTGCACGCCATCTGGTCCTCTATAGGGCGCAGCGGCAAGCATCGCGCACGCCTCCAAATGGTCTGGAGCCCCACCATCGCGTCGGAAGATCGCTACCACGCCGCTCATGCCTCACCCTCCAGATCCCGTAGGAGCGCTGCGTACACTTTGTCCTGATGCTCGAACCCGCTGGGATAGCTGAGCAGCCTCACTGGCACCCGGCGGACGACCTCGCTGTAGACAGGCAACAACTGGGCCGCATCCTCGGGCTGCAGGAGCGCTCGCAGCGCCGTGTGCTGGGTGAGTGCAACCAGAGCCGCCCTGCCCTGCAGGGGCGTGATCACCACATCGTCGCTGCGCCATCGCCCTGGATCGTACCTGTCGAGCAGATAGATGGCCCTTACGCTCGTGGGGAGCTCGCTGAATGCTCCTGTACCTTCCAGGCTGAGCAGGTGCTTATCGTAGCCAGGTATCAGCGCGTGCAGGCCCTCCTCCCCGCCGAGCACCCTGACGGCAGTGTGCCGCCAGAGCCTGACTACCGGTACGCCCGGGAAACCCAGGACCCCGGAGGACGAGACCCCCAAGGGCAGGGCGTCGTCGGTGAGCACAGCGTGCCCCCTGACCATGAAGGCGCTGAGCATGGTCGTCTTCCCCTGCCCCTTGTCCCCCAGGAACACCGCCGCGCCCCGATCGGTGATGACCGCGCCCGCGTGGAGCACCGGACGCCCCAGCCTCTGGACGGCGAACACCCCGACCTGGCCAAGCAGGACGTGCCCCAGGATATCGGCGGGGACATCCCTCTCGGGGTAGACCTCTACTCGTCTCCGCTCGGGGAGCAGGTGGAACGTCCCGACCGTGTCATGCCAGAGCCAGAGGCCATCCTCGCCCTGGTGCAGGCGCGTGGCCACGCGGCCCTCGTGACAACGGCCATAGCAGCGCATCTCGGCGAGCACTGGGCCCTCGAGGGGAGCTAGCCCTCCGCCGTCGCTCGCAAGGACCATCTCCAGCTCCGGCTCCGGTCGGGGCTCCCCTCGAACGGGAGCTATGGGCAAGGGCACGTCGCTGCGTACCAGGAGACCGTACATGGCGTACAGGTCCGACCCCTGGGGGAAGCTTCCGGGTTGGTCATCACGGGCGTGGTATCTAATCAATAAGAATTCTCCTGCTATAGGCTCTTGAGAGCAAGCATAGTGGGCGTACCTGCAGGATAGGTGGAGCAGCAGTTGAGGTAAGGTGTCGGACGGCAGGGATGGACAGAGCTCCTTTGGATGCCGTAGAGGTGCCAGGCCATGCGCGCGAGCACCCGCCCCAGTGCTCAGCCTCCCCCCGGCGATGCCAGCACCCAAAGATGAGACCTCGGCAAGGCCGGTTGACCTTGCCGAGTCACCCGCACCGGACGCCAGTAGTTACGCTTAGAAGCGCACGCACGCGCCGTACGGCACGTTGTTGGTGCACGTAGGGTTGTTGTTGTCTATGACCAACTGATTGTTGGAGACGACGTAATCGGGCTTGTTGCCGGTTGCGCCAGCGGTTCTATCTTCTACCCTGCCGTACTCCTTGAGCTCGGGGCTCCTGTACTCCTTCATCCTGCTCACCTCCCTTCCGTGCCAGATATGCTTGGTCCGGTGCCGCGGCACGCTCGACACCAGGGAAGAAACGATCCTTGCCCCTGTCCGGTGCGGATAGCTGGGCCAAAGATCGGCGTGAGGTTCATGTGACCGCCACCTCCTGCACGACGGTAAGCCTCTCTCGTGGCTGCTCCAGCGATCGCAGCCACGTCTCTAGCCCCACGAGCTGCATGAGGTAGACCGCATCGGTTCCACTGCGGCCGTCCCGCAGCGCCACGAGCCTCTCCCAGAAGAGCCGTGGATCCACGTACCCGCGCTCGGCGATCCTGGGGGTGCCGCCGGGACCGAACGCGGCCTCGTACGAGCGCCAGCTCGAGGCGAGCTCCGCCGGCAGCACGTCGGCAAACACCGTCTTGGAGGTGCGGGTGCGGATGGGCTCCGGCAGGATGCCCCGCATCGCCTGCCGCAGCAGCCGCTTGGAGCCCGCGTAGAACTCGTCCGTCTCGGGATGCGGTCGGTACTTCACCTCCGGGGGCACCCCCAGCAGGTACTCGTGCAGCCGCCTGTCCGCGTAGGGCAGGGACTGCTCCACCGGCCAGGGCGACGGGAAGCGCAGCACCTCCGGTGGGTACAGCAGCCGCCGCTCCTCTTCCCGCGCGGGGGAGGAGAAGAGGCGGGTCGCCGTCAGCTGCAGG from Thermobaculum terrenum ATCC BAA-798 includes:
- a CDS encoding tetratricopeptide repeat protein; this translates as MCTRPELDELDEARRLYGEHRYVEAEEACRRALLHRGSRPQALHLLGRIMHRTGKLELAEGFLREALSCDPGSPSIHCSLGKVLYDLGRLPDSLASFEQAIALDPECGEAHCALGGALQEVGRFAEAEQHCRRSLALEFERPRSYFFLANALCSLGRLLEARECFRAALALDPSYSDAHWTLATVYRVKGRTAEALRVLECGSALAPDNPEIPFILEALKGSYAPSRAPDGFIVHHFDRFASSFDAQLREVLRYRAPELVVGVATRWLGARAWQLDVLDAGCGTGLCGPLLRPVARRLVGVDLSRGMLERARERGVYDELICAELTQCLAGTYELYDLIVMADVLVYFGDLLPVLSSASRAIRAGGVVAASFERADSGNYVLHAAGRYAHSEGYLREASTRAGLVLLELEACTLRLERGEPVRGYIAVLRKPSLEA
- a CDS encoding asparagine synthase-related protein, encoding MSGVVAIFRRDGGAPDHLEACAMLAAAPYRGPDGVQIRFLGEVVLGHARMVVTPEDQLDLQPLVSPRTGCAISADLRLDNRRELLDMLSVLTPTAISDAELVLLAYEEWGLEAFPRLLGDFAVVIWDPRERRLLCARDTSGRRELYYRVDGSVFYAASEIQQLLQAPRVPVLPNEEKIRTFLLPSSVLSSEKQEAATYYQDVWSVEAGCVLVVTPSEVRRERYWELGGVREIRYRREEEYAEHLWEVFSRCVGDRLRSVGPVGVLLSGGLDSSSIACTAQTLYTAGRVQGGGIATFSTVYDDLECDERPLIEAIQKMYGIDAHYVPPGGYAGRLQPQPMGFQVAPNMGMSEGWDLIMGTVTSAGVRLLLTGDIADACIAGSPLVFDSLIRHGKVGDLLLYLRTYRRTHSDPWRRILLLYCLAPLLPMSLQRRIILGHLRRSAPKSPERLLPDWMPQALRVELGTRQIEAMFESERRRHFSSPARQEEYDLLYPPPLEVHPVPWSVQVAQPYADRRLHEYLLRVPPEVKYRPHPETDEFYAGSKRLLRGAMRGILPETIRTRTSKTHFASAFERELELNWHHYKAVFGPGGTPRIAERGYVVQERFWQRLQAMRAGERGPDFLYVMYIIGLETWLRALELPRPQLVTVPPPWQDRAMLGAGPR
- a CDS encoding lasso RiPP family leader peptide-containing protein: MTKTYTAPTLVEYGGLTRLTLGQHGNLPDYNVKGQVVANNNCSLPEEGPGSSGNSNPFVCLTGSV